One region of Myxococcus fulvus genomic DNA includes:
- a CDS encoding ABC transporter ATP-binding protein, producing the protein MTSQTPAIEVTNLRKTYQRAFRRTGNIALRGMDLSVPQGSAFGLIGPNGAGKTTFIKSLLGIVQPTEGTVRVLGGTPEDARIRARIGYLPERLHLPGSWTPTAFLATVRQLKGLKPDAPGHLKLLERVGLSDAVGRKIGGYSKGMRQRLGLAAALVGEPELLILDEPTDGIDPMGRMEVRRILQEEVRRGTTLFLNSHLLAETERVCDRVAILADGRVVREGRLEELVRGGSRWVARFAPGSSAEALALAGFTQARADGVYHVEAEDAAVLNGALDRARAAGALLVELRRDGMDLESVLLGTMGAGATRAEVAA; encoded by the coding sequence GTGACATCCCAGACGCCCGCCATCGAAGTGACGAACCTGCGCAAGACGTACCAGCGCGCCTTCCGCAGGACGGGGAACATCGCCCTGCGGGGCATGGACCTGTCGGTTCCCCAAGGAAGTGCCTTCGGCCTCATCGGCCCCAACGGCGCGGGGAAGACGACGTTCATCAAGAGCCTGCTCGGCATCGTCCAGCCCACCGAGGGCACCGTGCGCGTCCTGGGTGGCACGCCCGAGGATGCCCGCATCCGCGCGCGCATCGGCTACCTGCCCGAGCGCCTGCACCTGCCCGGCTCGTGGACGCCCACCGCGTTCCTCGCGACGGTGCGCCAGCTCAAGGGCCTGAAGCCGGACGCACCGGGCCACTTGAAGCTGCTCGAGCGCGTGGGCCTCTCGGACGCCGTGGGCCGGAAGATTGGTGGGTACTCCAAGGGCATGCGTCAGCGATTGGGGCTGGCGGCGGCGCTCGTCGGGGAGCCGGAGCTGCTCATCCTGGACGAGCCCACGGACGGCATCGACCCGATGGGGCGCATGGAGGTGCGGCGCATCCTCCAGGAGGAGGTGCGGCGCGGCACGACGCTGTTCCTGAACTCGCACCTCCTGGCGGAGACGGAGCGCGTGTGTGATCGCGTGGCCATCCTCGCGGACGGACGGGTGGTGCGCGAGGGTCGGTTGGAGGAGCTGGTGCGCGGGGGCTCGCGGTGGGTGGCGCGCTTCGCGCCGGGGTCCAGTGCGGAGGCGCTGGCGCTCGCGGGCTTCACCCAGGCGCGGGCGGACGGCGTGTACCACGTGGAGGCCGAGGACGCGGCGGTGCTCAACGGCGCGTTGGATCGGGCGCGGGCGGCGGGCGCGCTGCTGGTGGAGCTGCGGCGGGACGGGATGGACTTGGAGTCGGTGCTGCTGGGGACCATGGGCGCCGGCGCGACGCGGGCGGAGGTGGCGGCATGA
- the hemB gene encoding porphobilinogen synthase, whose translation MAHPVHRPRRLRRSPVLREMVRETRLDPGNFIYPLFVVEGRDVRRPIASMPGIFNLSLEHAVAEARLAKSLGVPSVILFGIPDHKDGQGTQGYARDGIVQRAIREIKAAEPDLQVIADVCLCEYTDHGHCGVLEDGHVVNDATLPLLAQMAVTCAQAGADIIAPSDMMDGRVGAIRKALDEVRLVDVPIMSYAVKYASGYYGPFREAAQSTPKSGDRRGYQMDPGNVREALKEAALDVEEGADMLMVKPALAYLDVIRAVRERFDLPLAAYNVSGEYAMLKAAGQNGWIDYERVMLETLTGIKRAGADLIITYHALEAAKLL comes from the coding sequence ATGGCCCATCCCGTCCACCGCCCCCGCCGCCTCCGTCGTTCGCCCGTCCTGCGCGAGATGGTGCGCGAGACGCGCCTCGACCCGGGGAACTTCATCTACCCCCTCTTCGTCGTGGAAGGCCGGGACGTGCGCCGTCCCATCGCCTCCATGCCGGGCATCTTCAACCTCTCGCTCGAGCACGCCGTGGCCGAGGCCCGCCTGGCCAAGTCCCTGGGCGTCCCCTCCGTCATCCTCTTCGGCATCCCCGACCACAAGGATGGGCAGGGCACCCAGGGCTACGCGCGCGACGGAATCGTCCAGCGCGCCATCCGGGAGATCAAGGCGGCCGAGCCCGACCTCCAGGTCATCGCGGACGTGTGCCTGTGCGAGTACACGGACCACGGCCACTGCGGCGTGCTCGAGGACGGCCACGTGGTCAACGACGCCACGCTGCCCCTGCTCGCGCAGATGGCCGTCACCTGCGCCCAGGCGGGCGCGGACATCATCGCGCCCTCGGACATGATGGACGGCCGCGTGGGCGCCATCCGCAAGGCGCTGGACGAGGTGCGCCTCGTCGACGTCCCCATCATGTCCTACGCGGTGAAGTACGCCTCCGGCTACTACGGCCCCTTCCGCGAGGCCGCGCAGAGCACGCCCAAGTCCGGAGACCGCCGCGGCTACCAGATGGACCCGGGCAACGTGCGCGAGGCCCTCAAGGAAGCCGCGCTGGACGTGGAGGAGGGCGCCGACATGCTGATGGTGAAGCCCGCCCTGGCCTACCTGGATGTCATCCGCGCCGTGCGCGAGCGCTTCGACCTGCCGCTGGCCGCCTACAACGTCTCCGGCGAGTACGCCATGCTCAAGGCCGCCGGCCAGAATGGTTGGATTGACTACGAACGGGTGATGCTGGAGACGCTCACCGGCATCAAGCGCGCGGGCGCCGACCTCATCATCACCTACCACGCGCTGGAAGCCGCGAAGCTCCTGTAG
- a CDS encoding RDD family protein: MAASRGGGRALRLVVEDSAPGSPYPKASLWLRLGARAVDVAVAWGLYVVCGRAGSVVALLFLLLADGMIQGQSVGKRIFGVKVMHLPTRSAARHRDSTLRNAPLSLIVLLGMMPEPLGPVAAVAGLVVIGGIEAWRVVRDPLGWRLGDTWAQTQVVDGKVVAGATVAARDPVAHQRAPGRLMSAAKVRRGRSLKKRRGLPCASR, encoded by the coding sequence ATGGCGGCCAGCCGTGGCGGTGGCCGCGCGTTGAGGCTCGTCGTCGAGGACAGCGCGCCGGGCTCGCCGTACCCGAAGGCGTCGCTGTGGCTGCGCCTTGGCGCGCGCGCGGTGGACGTGGCGGTGGCGTGGGGCCTGTATGTCGTGTGCGGCCGCGCGGGCTCCGTCGTCGCGCTGCTGTTCCTCCTGCTCGCGGACGGGATGATCCAGGGCCAGAGCGTGGGCAAGCGCATCTTCGGCGTGAAGGTGATGCACCTGCCCACGCGCTCGGCGGCGCGACACCGTGACAGCACGCTGCGCAACGCGCCGCTGTCGCTCATCGTGCTGTTGGGGATGATGCCGGAGCCGCTGGGGCCGGTGGCCGCGGTGGCGGGGCTGGTCGTCATCGGCGGCATCGAGGCGTGGCGCGTGGTGAGGGATCCGCTCGGCTGGCGGCTCGGCGACACCTGGGCGCAGACGCAGGTGGTGGACGGGAAGGTTGTGGCGGGCGCAACCGTTGCAGCCCGCGACCCGGTGGCGCATCAGCGCGCGCCGGGCAGACTCATGTCCGCGGCGAAGGTGCGCCGCGGTCGCTCGCTCAAGAAGAGAAGGGGGCTACCGTGCGCATCGCGCTGA
- a CDS encoding D-alanine--D-alanine ligase family protein, whose translation MRIALTHNLRLSDSEEEAEFDTQETVNALAAAIERLGHRLERFEVSGPASRTVARLEAYSPDLIFNTAEGRRGRFREAFYPALFDELGFPYTGSDAYALAVTLDKQLTKLVLSKQGIRTPGWQYVEKLSELTAENLRFPVIVKPNFEGSSKGITQDSIAETLDEVRAKVSAALEKYPAGVLVEEYIPGRDLTVPFLAAVDNDYDGVLTPVEYVVDPAVTAGRRYAIYDYELKTKKENAVSVLAPARIPARTAEDVRKMAQKIYQALDCRDLGRIDFRLSDAGVPYFLEINALPSLEPGAGIYASAELDGLHLDGVINSIIQSAAKRYKIKDSSRRQGKPARKTGPLRVGFTYNVKRVKPSAHGEAVEDSEAEYDSPNTLQAIREAIASWGHEVIDLEATAELPTVLSSTPLDIVFNIAEGFKGRNRESQVPAMLELLDIPYTGSDPATLSIALDKALAKKIVRQAGILTPNFQLMATGKERLNKEFTSFPLIVKPVAEGSSKGVVTKSVCHSEAELREVVREIASKYQQPALIEEYIGGREFTVGLLGERRPRVLPPMEIVFLDKGEKNPVYSFQHKLDWTDRIRYDAPAKLEPALLEKLRTAARSSFMALGCRDVARIDFRMDDKGRIYFIECNPLPGLTPGWSDLVLIAQGAGMDYRALIGEIMAPAIRRYKERASRRAASEHPHPAAQPGLHKGPSLDEHAAPVATSAPVAPGSSAPSNGSGTPVSDASTASTDGVPRIEAKA comes from the coding sequence GTGCGCATCGCGCTGACCCACAATCTCAGGTTGTCTGATTCGGAAGAAGAAGCGGAGTTCGACACCCAGGAGACGGTCAACGCGCTGGCCGCGGCCATCGAGCGGCTGGGCCACCGGCTGGAGCGCTTCGAGGTCAGCGGTCCCGCCTCGCGCACCGTGGCGCGGCTGGAGGCGTACAGCCCCGACCTCATCTTCAACACCGCCGAGGGACGGCGCGGCCGCTTCCGCGAGGCGTTCTATCCCGCGCTCTTCGACGAGCTGGGCTTCCCGTACACGGGCTCGGACGCGTACGCGCTGGCGGTGACGTTGGACAAGCAGCTCACCAAGCTCGTGTTGTCCAAGCAGGGCATCCGCACGCCGGGCTGGCAGTACGTGGAGAAGCTCAGCGAGTTGACGGCGGAGAACCTGCGCTTCCCCGTCATCGTGAAGCCCAACTTCGAGGGCTCCTCCAAGGGCATCACCCAGGACTCCATCGCGGAGACGCTGGACGAGGTGCGCGCCAAGGTGTCCGCCGCGCTGGAGAAGTACCCCGCCGGCGTGCTGGTGGAGGAGTACATCCCCGGGCGTGACCTGACGGTGCCGTTCCTGGCCGCGGTGGACAACGACTACGACGGCGTGCTCACGCCCGTGGAGTACGTGGTGGACCCGGCGGTGACGGCGGGTCGGCGCTACGCCATCTACGACTACGAGCTGAAGACGAAGAAGGAGAACGCGGTCTCGGTGCTCGCGCCCGCGCGCATTCCGGCGCGCACCGCCGAGGACGTGCGGAAGATGGCGCAGAAGATCTACCAGGCGCTCGACTGCCGCGACCTGGGCCGCATCGACTTCCGCCTGAGCGACGCGGGCGTGCCGTACTTCCTGGAGATCAACGCGCTGCCCAGCCTGGAGCCGGGCGCGGGCATCTACGCCTCCGCGGAGCTGGACGGCCTGCACCTGGACGGGGTCATCAACTCCATCATCCAGAGCGCGGCGAAGCGCTACAAGATCAAGGACTCCTCCCGGCGCCAGGGCAAGCCCGCGCGCAAGACGGGGCCGCTGCGCGTCGGCTTCACGTACAACGTCAAGCGCGTCAAGCCGAGCGCCCACGGCGAGGCGGTGGAGGACAGCGAGGCCGAGTACGACTCGCCCAACACGCTGCAGGCCATCCGTGAGGCCATCGCGTCCTGGGGCCACGAGGTCATCGACCTGGAGGCCACCGCGGAGCTGCCCACGGTGCTGTCGAGCACGCCGCTGGACATCGTCTTCAACATCGCCGAGGGCTTCAAGGGCCGCAACCGCGAGAGCCAGGTGCCGGCCATGCTGGAGCTGCTGGACATCCCGTACACGGGAAGCGATCCGGCCACGCTCTCGATTGCCTTGGACAAGGCGCTGGCGAAGAAGATCGTCCGTCAGGCGGGCATCCTCACGCCCAACTTCCAGCTGATGGCCACGGGCAAGGAGCGGCTCAACAAGGAGTTCACCTCCTTCCCGCTCATCGTGAAGCCGGTGGCGGAGGGCAGCTCCAAGGGCGTCGTCACCAAGAGCGTCTGCCACAGCGAGGCGGAGCTGCGCGAGGTGGTGCGCGAAATCGCGAGCAAGTACCAGCAGCCCGCGCTCATCGAGGAGTACATCGGCGGGCGCGAGTTCACGGTGGGCCTGCTCGGCGAGCGGCGCCCGCGCGTGCTGCCGCCCATGGAGATCGTCTTCCTGGACAAGGGGGAGAAGAACCCCGTGTACAGCTTCCAGCACAAGCTGGATTGGACGGACCGCATCCGCTACGACGCGCCGGCCAAGCTGGAGCCCGCGCTGCTGGAGAAGCTGCGCACGGCCGCGCGCAGCTCGTTCATGGCGCTGGGGTGCCGCGACGTCGCGCGCATCGACTTCCGCATGGATGACAAGGGGCGCATCTACTTCATCGAGTGCAACCCGCTGCCCGGCCTCACGCCCGGCTGGAGCGACCTGGTGCTCATCGCGCAGGGCGCGGGCATGGACTACCGCGCGCTCATCGGTGAAATCATGGCCCCCGCCATCCGCCGCTACAAGGAGCGCGCGTCGCGCCGCGCCGCCAGCGAGCACCCGCATCCCGCCGCGCAGCCGGGGCTGCACAAGGGCCCCTCGCTCGACGAGCACGCCGCGCCTGTCGCCACCTCGGCTCCGGTCGCGCCCGGGAGCAGCGCTCCGTCGAATGGCTCGGGCACGCCGGTGAGCGACGCCAGCACCGCGTCGACGGACGGCGTGCCGCGCATCGAAGCCAAGGCCTGA
- a CDS encoding P1 family peptidase has translation MVHIPEYMGPRVRARELGLPLGRFKPGRYNAITDVEGVLVGHCTLIQGDGPLRPGHGPVRTGVTAIMPNKGNIFMERMTGGGFVLNGAGEVSGMTQLMEWGLIETPILLTNTMAVGAVSDGVARHLVERYPGIGDEHDVIIPVVGECDDSWLNDISGRHVREEHVYEAIRNAASGPVAEGNVGGGTGMVTCDFKGGIGTSSRKLPEVLGGYTLGVLVMSNFGKMHNLRVGGLPMGEVLAEKFKGAPKRGTTYGSIIAVVATDAPLLSHQINRLCKRVGLGIGRVGSYAAHGSGEIVVGFSTANIIPRRTQKMVYKLKLLLDQRLDPLYEAVMEATEEAILNAMCMATSMTGANGNHCPALPLDEVRRFLDAFKPIFASVKKRPQQSSAPASREKPTDEDREGEVTVSAARPTQVRGAEGIPYPTRPAPEVAEGAAPGPETASGPPPEGSSSGSPSGSDS, from the coding sequence ATGGTGCACATCCCCGAGTACATGGGACCGCGGGTTCGCGCCCGCGAGCTGGGACTTCCGTTGGGCCGGTTCAAGCCCGGCAGATACAACGCCATCACCGACGTGGAGGGCGTGCTCGTCGGTCACTGCACGCTCATCCAGGGCGACGGCCCGCTGAGGCCGGGGCACGGCCCGGTGCGCACGGGCGTGACGGCCATCATGCCCAACAAGGGCAACATCTTCATGGAGCGGATGACGGGAGGCGGCTTCGTGCTCAACGGCGCGGGCGAGGTCTCCGGCATGACGCAGCTCATGGAGTGGGGCCTCATCGAGACGCCCATCCTGCTCACCAACACCATGGCGGTGGGCGCGGTGTCGGACGGCGTGGCCCGCCACCTGGTGGAGCGCTACCCGGGCATCGGCGACGAGCACGACGTCATCATCCCCGTCGTCGGCGAGTGCGACGACTCGTGGCTCAACGACATCTCCGGCCGGCACGTGCGCGAGGAGCACGTCTACGAGGCCATCCGCAACGCGGCGTCCGGCCCGGTGGCCGAGGGCAACGTGGGCGGCGGCACCGGCATGGTGACGTGCGACTTCAAGGGCGGCATCGGCACGTCCTCCCGCAAGCTGCCGGAGGTGCTGGGCGGCTACACGCTGGGCGTGCTGGTGATGTCCAACTTCGGGAAGATGCACAACCTGCGCGTGGGCGGCCTGCCCATGGGCGAGGTGCTGGCGGAGAAGTTCAAGGGCGCCCCCAAGCGCGGCACCACCTACGGCTCCATCATCGCGGTGGTGGCCACGGACGCGCCGCTCTTGAGCCATCAGATCAACCGCCTGTGCAAGCGCGTGGGCCTGGGCATCGGCCGGGTGGGCAGCTACGCGGCGCACGGCTCGGGCGAAATCGTGGTGGGCTTCTCCACCGCGAACATCATCCCGCGCCGCACGCAGAAGATGGTCTACAAGCTGAAGCTCCTGTTGGATCAGCGCCTGGACCCCCTCTACGAGGCGGTGATGGAGGCCACCGAGGAGGCCATCCTCAACGCCATGTGCATGGCCACCTCCATGACGGGCGCCAACGGCAACCACTGCCCGGCGCTCCCCCTGGACGAGGTCCGGCGCTTCCTGGACGCGTTCAAGCCCATCTTCGCCTCGGTGAAGAAGCGCCCCCAGCAGAGCAGCGCCCCCGCCTCCCGGGAGAAGCCCACGGACGAGGACCGGGAGGGGGAGGTGACGGTGTCTGCCGCCCGGCCCACCCAGGTCCGGGGGGCGGAGGGCATTCCCTACCCGACGCGCCCCGCTCCCGAGGTGGCCGAGGGGGCGGCCCCGGGCCCCGAAACGGCCTCCGGACCCCCTCCGGAGGGTTCCTCTTCCGGGAGCCCTTCAGGTTCTGATAGTTAA